One part of the Pseudomonadota bacterium genome encodes these proteins:
- a CDS encoding sigma 54-interacting transcriptional regulator: MAAAEYPPGPYFFVFSGDSVRRLPVLVPGQVSLLRSAGDEGRFEDDGPEASAVGIRISETEAVLEIRDPSIEVRVNSEQVAGTKSIISGDTISVCSLTVVFHRPASRTASRTVLDGATLLDRLRQEIERSLRYGRPLSVLVVDTGHDPPDALGIRDAILGAVRFVDIVGWDGGREVVVVFPETSAEAGVPAQRVLDAAKRLAPSVRVGLVSCPDDGADAETLLAGARLATTSVGSSAVAAIRDAVTTYEIGSSRILVADPKMRRLFELVRDLALAEIPVLITGETGTGKEIVAQALHAWSPRGTHPLVSVNCAAVTESLLESELFGHERGAFTGATSARTGLLESARGGTVFLDEIAESTPRAQAELLRALETHRIRPVGSVAERPIDVRIIAATNRNVEKEIEAGRFRKDLYYRLGAAMLSVPPLRERPLEIPLIARTFLVDACRRAGKPVLEISSRAMQRLELHDWPGNVREMKNLMEFVAASVCGGTLDAEMLPERIGQRAAPWLVGRTPEPRARDVAGATSAGEGFRRLEDEIQELERRRIEEALAAANGVRAKAATLIGMPLRTMVSKIRLYGLGSIPSGRGRRRRDP, from the coding sequence TTGGCGGCGGCAGAATACCCGCCCGGGCCGTATTTCTTCGTCTTTTCGGGAGACTCGGTACGGCGACTCCCGGTGCTCGTTCCCGGACAAGTCTCGCTCCTGCGCTCGGCCGGCGACGAAGGACGATTCGAGGACGACGGGCCCGAGGCGAGCGCGGTGGGCATCCGGATATCGGAGACCGAAGCGGTGCTCGAGATCCGCGACCCGTCTATCGAGGTTCGCGTCAACAGCGAGCAGGTCGCCGGGACCAAGTCGATCATCTCGGGCGACACGATCTCCGTCTGCTCCCTGACCGTCGTGTTCCATAGGCCGGCGAGCCGGACCGCGTCGCGCACCGTCCTGGACGGCGCAACGCTCTTGGACCGCCTCCGCCAGGAGATCGAACGGTCCCTGCGCTACGGCCGGCCGCTGTCCGTGCTGGTCGTCGACACCGGACACGATCCGCCGGATGCGCTCGGGATCCGCGACGCGATACTCGGCGCCGTGCGGTTCGTGGACATCGTCGGTTGGGACGGCGGCCGAGAGGTGGTCGTCGTCTTTCCGGAAACCTCCGCCGAGGCCGGAGTTCCGGCGCAGCGCGTGCTGGACGCCGCCAAGCGCCTGGCCCCATCGGTCCGGGTCGGCCTGGTGTCGTGCCCGGACGACGGCGCGGACGCCGAGACCCTCCTCGCCGGCGCGCGGCTCGCGACGACGTCCGTCGGTTCGAGCGCGGTCGCCGCGATACGGGACGCCGTCACCACGTACGAAATCGGAAGCTCCCGGATCCTCGTCGCCGACCCGAAGATGCGACGACTGTTCGAGCTCGTCCGCGATCTCGCGCTCGCGGAGATCCCGGTGCTCATCACGGGCGAAACCGGCACCGGCAAGGAGATCGTCGCGCAGGCGCTCCACGCCTGGTCGCCACGAGGGACGCATCCCCTCGTCTCCGTCAACTGTGCCGCGGTGACGGAGTCTCTCCTCGAGAGCGAGCTCTTCGGCCACGAGCGCGGGGCGTTCACCGGCGCCACGTCGGCCCGCACCGGGCTCCTCGAGAGCGCCCGCGGCGGCACCGTCTTTCTCGACGAGATCGCGGAGAGCACCCCGCGCGCCCAGGCCGAGCTGCTGCGCGCGCTCGAGACGCACCGCATCCGCCCGGTGGGATCCGTCGCGGAGAGGCCCATCGACGTGCGGATCATCGCGGCGACGAACCGCAACGTGGAGAAGGAGATCGAGGCCGGGAGGTTCCGCAAGGATCTCTACTACAGGCTGGGCGCGGCGATGCTCTCCGTTCCGCCGCTGCGCGAGCGCCCGCTCGAGATCCCGCTCATCGCCCGGACGTTCCTCGTCGATGCCTGCCGCCGCGCCGGCAAACCGGTGCTGGAGATCTCGAGCCGGGCCATGCAGCGCCTCGAGCTCCACGACTGGCCCGGCAACGTGCGCGAGATGAAGAACCTCATGGAGTTCGTCGCCGCGTCGGTCTGCGGCGGCACGCTCGACGCGGAGATGCTGCCGGAGCGGATCGGCCAGCGCGCCGCCCCGTGGCTCGTGGGCCGGACGCCTGAGCCGCGCGCGCGAGACGTCGCCGGCGCGACCTCTGCCGGAGAGGGCTTCAGGAGGCTGGAAGACGAAATCCAGGAGCTCGAGCGCAGGCGAATCGAAGAGGCCCTTGCCGCCGCGAACGGTGTTCGCGCGAAGGCCGCGACGCTGATCGGCATGCCGTTGCGGACGATGGTCTCCAAGATCCGGCTGTACGGGCTCGGGTCGATCCCGAGCGGCCGTGGAAGACGACGGCGCGATCCATGA
- a CDS encoding M10 family metallopeptidase domain-containing protein: protein MQRYSPNSITFLAAAGALLLGSANAFGYSYFESPDGDPVRWMEPRVTVVLDGSLSRLGEVHEIQDSIKDAFGVWADSVDFPFEFEFVEGDCGAGGVKADGVSCILVESAAPDGKDDANATTYVSYGASNGAIVGADIVFYQSAGPWSADGSDDTQDVFAVASHEAGHMLGLGHSEVVEARMYPTIAQGGQWDGDLDEDDIDGAEALYEGVELDDEAGTMSCTASVAPGRPGSMSPVLAMLLVLGLVYVRRARP, encoded by the coding sequence ATGCAACGATACTCACCCAATTCCATCACGTTCCTGGCGGCAGCCGGCGCGCTGCTCCTGGGGTCGGCGAACGCGTTCGGGTACTCGTACTTCGAATCCCCGGACGGCGACCCGGTCCGTTGGATGGAGCCCCGCGTGACCGTGGTCCTCGACGGGAGCCTGTCCCGCCTCGGGGAAGTCCATGAAATCCAGGATTCGATAAAGGACGCATTCGGGGTCTGGGCCGATTCCGTGGATTTCCCGTTCGAATTCGAATTCGTCGAAGGAGACTGCGGCGCGGGCGGCGTGAAGGCCGACGGCGTCAGCTGCATTCTCGTCGAGAGCGCCGCTCCCGATGGCAAGGACGACGCCAACGCGACGACATACGTCAGCTACGGCGCATCGAACGGCGCGATCGTCGGGGCCGACATCGTCTTCTACCAGAGCGCCGGACCTTGGAGCGCGGACGGCTCGGATGACACTCAGGACGTCTTCGCGGTCGCCTCCCACGAGGCCGGTCACATGCTGGGGCTGGGCCACTCGGAGGTCGTCGAAGCGCGAATGTACCCGACCATCGCCCAAGGCGGCCAATGGGACGGCGACCTGGACGAAGACGACATCGACGGCGCCGAGGCGCTGTACGAAGGCGTCGAGCTCGACGACGAAGCGGGGACGATGTCGTGCACGGCGAGCGTGGCGCCGGGGCGGCCCGGTTCGATGTCGCCGGTGCTGGCCATGCTGCTCGTTCTCGGCCTGGTCTACGTCCGGAGAGCCCGCCCGTAG
- a CDS encoding HAMP domain-containing histidine kinase, which translates to MARSKRLSVAPSTTGDVNLRIFTPLTRYLREKHGTDVLERILTAAGLAVGDFDGKSRWTSLESFEAFLKGVREVAGSDEEFQRACIYRMSESYGVFRFAFRALSPLAVFLKAMSQFHLVSRVGRFEVLASGRTFLEYRHYSTKREDRLVCLSRQAQSSALPTMWGLPGARITERKCVAFGNDCCELKYQWYEHRRPLPMFIGALAGAAAAFALSLAGLGTLTLWLGLPILCGLVGYVLELRRSNKANLAIGEEMNEALVGLAAEDADARREVLALNQRQKEWTRVLEEQVAERTASVEAVVRRLQNIREDLQTNLRGVSHDLQSPLFLIRALNESMLEDTDGLSPELVENLKEQGKALVQMSAMFQDLMTLVRADAPLLRLAPQNVETEPLLDQLRRRVRALVIGREIRVSTLASRETPPRIETDLLLFDRVIDNLLTNAAKYTERGSIVIELDGKPGFLTVKVSDTGRGIEEDDIRKIFEPDGSAKEARAKYSHGVGLSVVVKLLAQIGGKLEVMSLPGMGTTFWAHFPVEISTAAKEVAQKDERVRDDDHDSFNKVVTIRRSRGR; encoded by the coding sequence GTGGCGAGATCAAAACGCCTCTCCGTCGCTCCATCGACAACCGGTGACGTCAACCTCCGGATCTTCACTCCGTTGACGCGCTACCTCCGCGAGAAGCACGGGACCGACGTGCTGGAACGGATCCTGACCGCCGCTGGTCTCGCCGTCGGCGACTTCGACGGAAAGAGCCGGTGGACGAGCCTCGAATCGTTCGAGGCGTTCCTCAAAGGCGTGCGCGAGGTTGCCGGGTCCGACGAGGAGTTCCAGCGCGCCTGCATCTACCGGATGAGCGAATCGTACGGGGTGTTCAGGTTCGCGTTCCGTGCCCTGTCGCCGCTCGCCGTCTTTCTCAAGGCGATGTCCCAGTTTCACCTCGTGTCTCGGGTTGGCCGCTTCGAGGTGCTCGCATCCGGCCGCACTTTCCTCGAATACCGCCACTACAGCACCAAGAGGGAGGATCGACTCGTCTGCCTGTCGCGTCAGGCACAGAGCTCGGCCCTGCCGACGATGTGGGGGCTGCCCGGGGCACGGATCACCGAGCGCAAGTGCGTCGCGTTCGGGAACGACTGCTGCGAGCTCAAGTACCAGTGGTACGAGCACCGGCGCCCGTTGCCCATGTTCATAGGCGCGCTCGCCGGTGCCGCCGCGGCGTTCGCCCTGAGCCTCGCCGGGTTGGGCACCCTCACGTTGTGGCTCGGGTTGCCGATCCTCTGCGGGCTCGTCGGGTACGTCCTCGAGCTGCGCCGTTCGAACAAGGCCAACCTCGCGATCGGCGAAGAGATGAACGAGGCGCTCGTGGGCCTCGCGGCCGAGGACGCGGACGCGCGGCGCGAGGTGCTGGCCCTGAACCAAAGGCAGAAGGAGTGGACCCGCGTGCTCGAGGAGCAGGTCGCGGAGCGCACCGCGAGCGTGGAGGCCGTGGTGCGCCGGCTCCAGAACATCCGCGAGGACCTGCAGACCAACCTGCGCGGGGTGTCCCACGATCTGCAGAGCCCGCTCTTCCTGATCCGAGCGTTGAACGAGAGCATGCTGGAAGACACCGACGGCCTGAGCCCGGAGCTCGTCGAAAACCTGAAAGAGCAAGGCAAGGCCCTGGTGCAGATGAGCGCGATGTTCCAGGATCTGATGACCCTGGTGCGCGCCGACGCGCCGCTCCTGCGGCTCGCTCCCCAGAACGTCGAGACCGAGCCGCTGCTCGATCAGCTCCGGCGCCGGGTCCGGGCGCTCGTCATCGGCCGCGAGATCCGCGTGAGCACGCTCGCGTCGCGCGAGACCCCGCCCAGGATCGAAACCGACCTCCTGCTATTCGACCGGGTGATCGACAACCTGCTCACCAACGCCGCGAAGTACACCGAGCGCGGCAGCATCGTGATCGAGCTGGACGGGAAGCCGGGGTTCCTCACGGTCAAGGTGTCGGACACCGGGAGGGGGATCGAGGAGGACGACATCCGCAAGATCTTCGAGCCCGACGGATCCGCGAAGGAGGCGCGCGCCAAGTACAGCCACGGCGTGGGGCTCTCGGTCGTCGTCAAGCTCCTCGCCCAGATCGGCGGCAAGCTGGAGGTCATGTCGCTGCCGGGCATGGGCACCACGTTCTGGGCCCACTTCCCGGTGGAGATCTCCACGGCGGCGAAGGAGGTCGCGCAGAAGGACGAGCGCGTCAGGGACGACGACCACGACAGCTTCAACAAGGTCGTGACGATCCGCAGATCCAGGGGACGCTGA
- a CDS encoding GGDEF domain-containing protein: MESKQSRRPRQTTEMTLQLDLVAANELGRGLSDRQAAFVVIGGMDMGDSIPLREDGPTVIGRDPECDGIIRDDGISRRHVRVFRDESGAFVLEDLDSTNGVFVGGVRVSRYQLADGDKVLVGRRTILKFVLQDRLDVAFQQQMYESSVRDALTGAFNRKHFDERIAAELSYAKRHAMSVTLAMLDLDHFKNVNDSWGHQAGDQVLQSVGGALLRMLRQEDIFARYGGEEFAVIARGIGQVGGLALGERLRAEVERILIRTPQGERIPVTISVGVCTTPGGAEVAPAELVRQSDVNLYAAKAAGRNRVVATELQIG, from the coding sequence ATGGAATCGAAGCAGAGCCGCAGGCCGCGCCAGACGACGGAGATGACCCTGCAGCTCGACCTCGTCGCGGCGAACGAGCTCGGCCGCGGTCTTTCCGACCGGCAGGCCGCCTTCGTCGTCATCGGGGGCATGGACATGGGCGACAGCATTCCCCTCAGGGAGGATGGCCCCACCGTCATCGGACGGGATCCCGAATGCGACGGGATCATCCGGGACGACGGCATCTCGAGGCGCCACGTGCGGGTCTTCCGCGACGAGTCGGGCGCGTTCGTCCTCGAGGACCTCGACAGCACGAACGGCGTCTTCGTGGGCGGCGTCCGTGTTTCCCGATACCAGCTGGCCGACGGCGACAAGGTGCTCGTCGGCCGCCGCACCATCCTCAAGTTCGTGTTGCAGGACAGGCTCGACGTCGCCTTCCAGCAGCAGATGTACGAATCGTCCGTGCGCGACGCGCTCACCGGCGCCTTCAACCGGAAGCACTTCGACGAGCGGATCGCCGCGGAGCTCTCCTACGCCAAGCGCCACGCGATGTCGGTCACGCTCGCCATGCTCGACCTCGATCACTTCAAGAACGTCAACGATTCTTGGGGGCACCAGGCGGGCGATCAGGTCCTGCAATCCGTGGGCGGGGCGCTGCTCCGGATGCTGCGGCAGGAGGACATCTTCGCCCGGTACGGAGGCGAGGAGTTCGCGGTCATCGCGCGCGGGATAGGGCAGGTGGGCGGGCTCGCGCTCGGCGAGCGGCTGAGGGCCGAGGTCGAGCGGATCCTGATCCGGACACCGCAGGGCGAGCGGATCCCGGTCACGATCAGCGTCGGCGTCTGCACCACGCCCGGCGGCGCCGAGGTGGCGCCCGCGGAGCTCGTCCGGCAGTCGGACGTGAACCTGTACGCGGCCAAGGCGGCCGGCAGGAACCGCGTCGTCGCGACCGAGTTGCAGATCGGATAG
- a CDS encoding EAL domain-containing protein → MENTSQGRVLVVEDETALRRAFARMLEDTGFAVVQAGDGQQAIDALAGGAFEVILTDIAMPGMDGIQLLRAVRERDLDVPVILISGNPTVESAVQAVQYGALQYLIKPVDSRSLIAVVEKAAKLGRIAVLKREAASLGPVDKLLGDRVAMETSFARGLDTLWMAFQPIVDWREKRIVAFEALVRTNEPTLPHPGVLFAVAERLDRVHEIGRTIRGAIAKTLFESPPPAEVDVFINLHPGDFLDETLFSPDAPLAAFASRVVLEVTERAALDEKAGIAERVGRLRKLGYRIAIDDLGAGYAGLSYFTQLTPDVVKIDMSLVRNIHEDPVKQKLVGSLTQLCKELGMRVVAEGIETAAERDTCVELGCDLLQGYLFAKPGRPYPEVTW, encoded by the coding sequence ATGGAAAATACATCCCAGGGCCGTGTCCTCGTCGTCGAGGACGAAACCGCGCTGCGTCGCGCGTTCGCGCGGATGCTCGAGGACACCGGGTTTGCGGTGGTGCAGGCGGGCGACGGCCAGCAGGCGATCGATGCCCTCGCCGGCGGCGCCTTCGAGGTCATCCTGACCGACATCGCCATGCCCGGCATGGACGGCATCCAGCTCCTGCGCGCCGTGAGGGAGCGCGATCTCGACGTTCCGGTGATCCTGATCAGCGGCAACCCGACCGTCGAGTCGGCGGTCCAGGCGGTGCAGTACGGGGCCCTGCAGTACCTCATCAAGCCCGTCGATTCCCGCAGCCTGATCGCGGTCGTCGAAAAGGCGGCCAAGCTCGGCCGCATCGCGGTGCTCAAGCGGGAGGCGGCGAGCCTCGGGCCGGTCGACAAGCTGCTGGGCGATCGCGTCGCAATGGAGACGAGCTTCGCGCGGGGTCTGGACACGCTGTGGATGGCCTTTCAGCCGATCGTGGATTGGAGAGAGAAGCGGATCGTCGCGTTCGAGGCGCTGGTGCGGACGAACGAGCCGACGCTGCCTCACCCGGGCGTGCTGTTCGCCGTCGCCGAGCGGCTCGATCGCGTGCACGAGATCGGGCGCACCATTCGCGGCGCGATCGCTAAGACGCTCTTCGAGAGCCCCCCGCCCGCCGAGGTCGATGTCTTCATCAACCTTCATCCCGGCGACTTCCTCGACGAGACGCTCTTTTCGCCCGACGCCCCGCTCGCGGCGTTCGCCTCGCGCGTCGTCCTGGAGGTCACCGAGCGGGCGGCGCTCGACGAGAAGGCCGGCATCGCGGAGCGCGTCGGCCGGCTCCGGAAGCTCGGGTATCGCATCGCCATCGACGACCTCGGCGCCGGCTACGCCGGGCTCTCGTACTTCACGCAGCTCACGCCGGACGTCGTCAAGATCGATATGTCGTTGGTTCGAAACATCCACGAGGACCCCGTCAAACAGAAGCTCGTCGGCTCGCTGACCCAGCTGTGCAAGGAGCTCGGGATGCGCGTCGTCGCCGAGGGCATCGAGACCGCGGCGGAGCGTGATACATGCGTCGAGCTCGGCTGCGATCTCCTCCAGGGCTACCTGTTCGCCAAGCCGGGCAGGCCCTATCCGGAAGTCACGTGGTGA
- a CDS encoding PAS domain S-box protein has protein sequence MSESRSGPDRLEVQNALRASAEKLRAVIENVPAGISISTPGRRIVEANPALWKMFGFSSKEEFTEGSASQHWYDPLERDRFVELMQRQGTVKEHETRFVRKDGSAFWVVLTSTNYAASDGETWMITATIDISERKRMEEALRQSERKYRGLFEESGDAIFIADAKTAIILDVNKRAEKLLGMPRHEIIGMNRADLHPKTEEFAREFESHVEAGKVNDAESTVIDKNGRHIPVRINATTFELGGRKVIQGIFRDISSSKRIEHDLVASEARYRRLFEAAKDGILILDAETGRIVDVNPFLVELTGYSHEEFLGKHLWEIGSFRDIAASKESFAELQTEKYVRYEDLPLKTRDGRKIAVEFVSNVYLVDDKKVIQCNIRDITGRKRAEENLARNFETEAALNSLLSLSLEDSSIEELLPRALELILSLKWLAIESKGAIFLADEAGKTLRLRAEKNFSQDLIAACTAVPFGRCLCGRAAAERAIQFADRVDERHDVRYPGIQPHGHYCVPILSGDRVLGVINLYVKEGHAWSAWEEGFLKAVANTLSGAVARKRGAEALRESEERFRVLFDQAADTILLLEITPGSVPVIRDANRSALTALGYQPEELVGQPVSFIEAGADASRLANERRRGILSGAGKLFEVQHRCKDGTIRDLECSVTEMRIGSKVLAISVERDITDRNKAEAVREKLEEQLRASQKLEAIGSLTGGIAHDFNNLLSVILSYTGFALDAVPEGEPLREDLLEVKNAGERSAALVRQLLAFSRKQMMEPVPLDLNQITAELEKMLRRILGEDIDFVQALAPDLGLTFADPGQIEQVLMNLVVNARDAMPTGGKLTNETTNTELDDEYAASHVAVEPGPYVMLAVTDTGRGMDEGTKARIFEPFFTTKEKGKGTGLGLSTAYGIVRQSGGDIHVYSEPGLGTTMKIYLPRKTSPAVVAPKVSIPPTRLTGSETILVVEDEEAVMNLAKRILDTAGYTVLTATSGDEALATCERHADQIHLVLTDVVMPGMGGREFAERLAKLRPGIKVLYMSGYTDDAIVHHGTLDAGTKFVGKPFNSTDLTRKVREVLDET, from the coding sequence GCTGCGCGCATCGGCAGAGAAGCTCCGGGCCGTCATCGAGAACGTCCCGGCCGGCATCTCCATCAGCACGCCGGGCCGCCGGATTGTCGAGGCCAACCCGGCGCTGTGGAAGATGTTCGGGTTCTCCTCTAAAGAGGAGTTCACGGAGGGCTCCGCCTCGCAGCACTGGTACGACCCGCTGGAGAGGGATCGATTCGTCGAGTTGATGCAGCGGCAGGGAACGGTCAAGGAGCACGAGACGCGCTTCGTCCGGAAGGACGGCTCCGCCTTCTGGGTCGTCCTCACGTCGACGAACTACGCGGCCAGCGATGGCGAGACCTGGATGATCACGGCCACTATCGACATCTCCGAGCGCAAGCGGATGGAGGAGGCGTTGCGGCAGAGCGAGAGGAAGTACCGCGGGCTGTTCGAGGAGTCCGGCGACGCCATCTTCATCGCCGACGCGAAGACCGCGATCATCCTGGACGTGAACAAGCGGGCCGAGAAGCTGCTCGGCATGCCGAGGCACGAGATCATCGGCATGAACCGGGCCGATCTGCACCCCAAGACCGAGGAGTTCGCCCGGGAGTTCGAAAGCCACGTCGAGGCCGGCAAGGTCAATGATGCCGAGTCGACGGTGATCGACAAGAACGGTCGGCACATCCCGGTCCGCATCAACGCGACGACCTTCGAGCTCGGAGGCAGGAAGGTCATCCAGGGGATCTTCCGGGACATCTCCTCGAGCAAGCGGATCGAGCACGACCTGGTGGCGTCCGAGGCGCGGTACCGCCGCCTGTTCGAGGCCGCCAAGGACGGCATCCTGATCCTCGACGCGGAGACCGGACGGATCGTCGACGTCAACCCGTTCCTGGTGGAGCTGACGGGCTACTCGCACGAGGAGTTCCTGGGCAAGCACCTCTGGGAGATCGGCTCGTTCCGGGACATCGCCGCCTCCAAGGAGTCGTTCGCGGAGCTGCAGACGGAAAAGTACGTCCGCTACGAGGATCTTCCGCTCAAGACCCGTGACGGGCGGAAGATCGCCGTCGAGTTCGTCAGCAACGTGTACCTGGTCGACGACAAGAAGGTCATCCAGTGCAACATCCGCGACATCACCGGGCGCAAGCGGGCCGAAGAAAATCTGGCGCGGAATTTCGAGACAGAGGCCGCGTTGAACTCCTTGCTGTCCCTCTCTCTTGAGGACAGTTCCATCGAGGAGCTCCTGCCCCGCGCATTGGAGCTCATCCTCTCGCTCAAGTGGCTCGCGATCGAGTCAAAGGGCGCGATCTTCCTGGCCGACGAGGCGGGGAAGACGCTACGGCTTCGAGCCGAAAAGAACTTCTCCCAGGACTTGATCGCCGCGTGCACGGCGGTCCCGTTCGGGCGCTGCCTGTGCGGAAGAGCCGCGGCCGAGCGGGCAATCCAGTTCGCGGATCGGGTGGACGAGCGGCACGACGTACGCTACCCGGGCATCCAGCCGCACGGACACTACTGCGTGCCCATCCTGTCCGGTGATCGCGTCCTGGGCGTCATCAATCTGTACGTCAAAGAGGGTCACGCCTGGAGCGCGTGGGAAGAGGGCTTCCTGAAGGCCGTGGCCAACACGCTCTCCGGAGCCGTTGCGCGAAAGCGGGGCGCGGAGGCGCTTCGGGAGAGCGAGGAGCGGTTTCGAGTCCTCTTCGATCAGGCGGCGGACACCATACTTCTTTTGGAGATCACGCCCGGAAGCGTCCCCGTGATCCGGGATGCGAACCGCTCGGCCCTGACGGCTCTCGGCTACCAGCCGGAGGAGCTCGTGGGCCAACCGGTGTCTTTCATCGAGGCGGGCGCCGATGCCTCCAGGCTCGCGAATGAGAGAAGGCGAGGCATCCTCTCCGGAGCGGGGAAGCTCTTCGAGGTACAGCACCGGTGCAAGGACGGCACGATCCGGGATCTCGAGTGCTCGGTGACGGAGATGCGGATCGGTTCGAAGGTCCTCGCCATCTCGGTCGAGCGCGACATCACCGATCGCAATAAAGCCGAAGCGGTGCGCGAGAAGCTCGAGGAGCAGCTGCGCGCGTCGCAGAAGCTGGAGGCGATAGGCTCCCTGACGGGCGGCATCGCGCACGACTTCAACAACCTCCTCTCCGTGATCCTGAGCTACACCGGCTTCGCGCTGGACGCGGTGCCCGAGGGCGAGCCTCTGCGAGAGGACCTCCTGGAGGTGAAGAACGCCGGCGAGCGCTCGGCGGCGCTCGTCCGCCAGCTCCTCGCGTTCAGCCGCAAGCAGATGATGGAGCCTGTCCCGCTCGACCTGAACCAGATCACGGCCGAGCTCGAGAAGATGCTCCGCCGAATCCTCGGCGAGGACATCGACTTCGTGCAGGCGCTCGCGCCCGACCTCGGGCTCACGTTCGCCGACCCGGGTCAGATCGAGCAGGTGCTCATGAACCTGGTGGTCAACGCCCGCGACGCCATGCCCACGGGCGGCAAGCTCACCAACGAGACCACCAACACCGAGCTCGACGACGAGTACGCGGCGAGCCACGTGGCCGTGGAGCCGGGGCCGTACGTCATGCTCGCGGTCACGGACACGGGCCGCGGCATGGACGAGGGAACGAAGGCGCGGATCTTCGAGCCGTTCTTCACCACCAAGGAGAAGGGCAAGGGCACGGGCCTCGGGCTCTCCACGGCGTACGGCATCGTTCGGCAGAGCGGCGGCGATATCCACGTCTACAGCGAGCCCGGACTGGGGACGACGATGAAGATCTACCTCCCCAGGAAGACCTCGCCCGCGGTCGTCGCGCCCAAGGTCTCGATACCCCCGACGCGGTTGACCGGGAGCGAGACGATCCTCGTCGTGGAGGACGAGGAGGCGGTGATGAACCTCGCGAAAAGGATCCTGGATACGGCGGGCTACACGGTGCTGACCGCGACGAGCGGGGACGAGGCGCTGGCGACGTGCGAGCGGCACGCGGACCAGATCCACCTCGTGCTGACCGACGTCGTGATGCCCGGGATGGGTGGGAGGGAGTTCGCCGAGCGGCTCGCGAAGCTCCGCCCCGGGATCAAGGTCCTCTACATGTCCGGCTACACGGACGACGCGATCGTCCACCACGGCACGCTCGACGCGGGGACCAAGTTCGTCGGCAAGCCGTTCAACTCAACCGATCTGACCCGCAAGGTGCGGGAAGTGCTGGATGAAACGTGA